The following proteins come from a genomic window of Silene latifolia isolate original U9 population unplaced genomic scaffold, ASM4854445v1 scaffold_62:4597612-6569265, whole genome shotgun sequence:
- the LOC141639948 gene encoding uncharacterized protein LOC141639948, with amino-acid sequence MFDRLFGDAIKPLYPGSTFTRLSGTLKLYSLKAKNGWSDKSFTTLLEFLGQMLPEGNELPRRTYDAKKILCPMGVDYVKIHACRNDCILFRKDYKELDKCPKCGSSRYKLPKKNSTNSKGVPVKVLWYLPIIPRFKRMFANLKEARNLIWHAGGDGRILDDKIRHPADSTQWKSIDHLFPEFGSDARNLRLGLCTDGMNPFGNLSSQWSTWPVLLTIYNLPPWLCMKRKYLMLSLLISGPKQPGNDIDVYLEPLMDDLKLLWDEGVEVYDAYRGETFNLRAMIFCTINDFPAYGNLSGYTVKGAKACPICEEDTVSDRLVHGGKNVYLCSRRLLHRSHPYRKKMKPFNGKQELRNPPKILSGKEVYEKVKNIENNFGKPYKRSDGTLYKKRSIFWDLPYWKHLSVRHCIDVMHVEKNVSLGVIDTFLGYLDSICDQKCTGSYVQIISQIGYASDKAVTILSKRMKDLKRKFYIAPYYDE; translated from the exons ATGTTTGATAGGCTGTTTGGTGATGCAATAAAACCCTTGTACCCTGGTTCAACTTTCACACGCCTATCAGGAACTTTAAAATTGTATAGTTTAAAGGCTAAAAATGGATGGAGTGATAAAAGTTTCACAACTTTGCTTGAGTTTTTGGGTCAGATGTTACCGGAAGGCAATGAACTCCCTAGGCGTACGTATGATGCTAAGAAAATTTTGTGTCCAATGGGAGTTGATTATgtaaaaatacatgcatgtcgtAACGATTGCATTTTGTTTCGGAAAGATTATAAAGAATTAGACAAATGTCCAAAGTGTGGGAGTTCACGTTATAAGTTGCCGAAAAAGAATTCCACAAATAGTAAAGGTGTCCCAGTTAAAGTCTTGTGGTATCTTCCCATTATCCCAAGATTTAAAAGAATGTTTGCAAATTTAAAAGAGGCGAGAAACTTAATTTGGCATGCTGGTGGTGATGGTAGAATTTTAGATGACAAAATTCGTCATCCTGCTGATTCAACTCAGTGGAAAAGCATAGATCATTTGTTTCCTGAATTTGGGTCTGATGCTAGAAATTTAAGGCTTGGACTATGTACTGATGGTATGAATCCATTTGGTAATCTAAGTAGTCAGTGGAGTACGTGGCCTGTTTTGCTAACAATTTATAATTtgcctccttggttatgcatgaaacGTAAATATCTTATGTTGTCACTACTAATTTCCGGGCCTAagcaacctggaaatgacatagatgtTTACTTGGAACCATTGATGGATGATTTAAAGTTATTATGGGATGAAGGGGTAGAGGTATATGATGCTTATCGTGGTGAGACTTTTAACCTACGTGCCATGATATTTTGCACCATTAATGACTTCCCGGCATATGGCAACCTATCTGGTTATACTGTGAAAGGGGCTAAAGCTTGCCCAATTTGTGAGGAGGATACAGTTTCTGATCGTTTAGTTCATGGAGGAAAGAATGTGTACCTTTGTAGCAGAAGGTTGCTCCACCGCTCACACCCTTATAGGAAAAAAATGAAGCCATTTAATGGAAAACAAGAACTtagaaaccctccaaaaattttaAGTGGGAAAGAGGTTTATGAGAAAGTGAAAAACATTGAAAATAATTTTGGAAAACCTTATAAGAGAAGTGATGGGACCTTATATAAAAAGAGGTCTATATTTTGGGATTTACCATATTGGAAACATTTGTCCGTGAGACATTGTATTGATGTCATGCACGTGGAGAAAAATGTGTCCCTTGGAGTCATTGACACTTTTCTTGG GTACTTGGATAGCATCTGTGACCAAAAATGTACGGGTTCTTATGTCCAAATTATTTCACAAATAGGCTATGCCTCAGATAAAGCAGTAACCATACTTTCTAAAAGGATGAAAGACTTGAAAAGGAAATTTTACATCGCTCCATATTACGATGAGTAA